The sequence below is a genomic window from Borrelia sp. A-FGy1.
CCAACCATCTATTGTAGAGCCAATAGGTGCCTGACTACCCTTGTATTGTTTGAAATAATTATATCCATCAATACCATTCTTATATTTATTAGGATAAATCTTACTAATCTCATCTCCATATTGTCTTTCATAAAGAGTAAAGGATAACCCTTCCATTATCTTATCCTTCTCCATCTGTTCTGTTGTTTTAAATTTAACAAGCCCCGTCTTTTGTGCAATAACTTTTATATAATCATCATGTCCTAAAAGGATACTTCCATCTCACTAGCACCTAGTCTAGTCTGATTCCTTCTCTGCTCATCAAAGCTTCTATCTCTGCTGTATTTGCTAAATTCACCTTTTTTAACCCTAGGCAATCTTTTCATTATTTATCTCCTCCCTTTAAACCTCTTATAAAGAGCATACCTACACTCTCCTGTATTGCTCTTCACTTTCTCTCTTAACTTGTCTTTTATGCTTTACAGTAACTCTTTTAAGCTTATATGTATCATCTATCCCTTTTAGTAATTTAACCAACATAAACATCTACTCCGCCACATTCCAAGAATTACTACCAATCCTATTAGTAATTTCAATATTAGAGTATTTATGCAAATTACTATCTCTATGCTCTATATTATCATTTGCATATCTATTGACATTCTTAGTAAACTCAATTGCTTTCTTTTCAAGAATCCTATCCTGTTCTTTTGCCCTTTTCATCTCTTCTATCCTATCTTTGAATTTGTGCTCTAATTTAGAAAAACTATTTATTCTATCTTGCATTTTATCCTTAAACCCCTTACCATAAAACCACCCTGCACTTACACTAATAAGCCTACGTGACACATAAAACTTAATCTTACTAGCTATATCTTTTTCTGCTAGCTTATCTAGGGCACTATATAGCTTTTTTCTCTCTTCTGGTGTATCTAAATTTCTCTTTTGATAACCACTACTATAGCTATCATCATTGTTATTGCTATTATTGTTACTAAAATTATTACTAACAGCAAAGCTTTTGGCCTGTGTCTGCCCTACTGCTTGTTGTCTTGAAACAATCTTACTTGTGTGTTTGCCATCAAAATTGCAATCATTATCTTCTACTAGTCCTATAATGCCGAAAAACTTGACTAAAACATATCTGCAAAAATAAGTAAATGATGCCCCTAAAACTTGTTGTATTGTATTATTTGCCTGTCTTCTCTCTGTCTTAGTTAAATTTGCATACTCACTTCTAAACTGCATATCAAGCTTGTAAACTTCAAGAGTCTCACCCATATTAAGATCCGTCTTGATTATGTGCTTGTATCCATTTTTTGTGTGTACAAATACAGTTTCAATATAATTAATCTTAACGCTTCCAATAATTTCATATTTTATCTCTTGCCATATTGCAACATTAATATCATGTTCATCAATAACAGTATTAATTGTTTCTAAAATATCATCCATATGAAAATAATCATATCCCCTGTCCTTGCCAATATTGCATCTCCCATTCTTAGCTATTGGCTTTAAGCATGCTTTAAGCCTACGAAGTTCACTAAGAAGTTCAAGCTCTCTTACTGCATCTGGCTTGCTTACCTCTTTCTCCATACTAGAGTAGTTATTATTTATTGATTCATTCATATTATGTCTCCTTCATACCTTTTTGGGTGCTAATCAGCTAAACTCCACCTAATTAAATTTTACATTATCTAAATAAATTGTATAAAAATACATTTTATTTGTCAATAAATTATTACATATTTTTTAAAATTTTAATCAATTTTACTTTTTTTGCTAAAATTATTACTTCTGTTATTTACTTTATTATTATTGTTTTTTTTGTTACTTTTTTTTAAAATATATAAAAAAGAGATTTCCTATAAGAAAGATAAAAAGGAAATCTCTAATATGAGTTACTACTATGATAGTAGTAACTTAATCTGATTTTTGATTTACATCTTCTACTAACTTTTGCTCTTCTTCTGCTTCAATAACATCTTCTAAATTAACTCTTCTTTTTCTTCTTTTTTCTTCGTTAAAATCAAAAAGAAAACTATCCAATAATTGTCTTTGCTCATTATAGATTCTGGATAAAGTATATGATGCAAACTTAGTATTTGATTTAAAATATTTATATGCATTGTCAGATGGTATTAATATTCTTAAAGGGATTACTTTATCTGTCTTTTTATCTTCTTTTAAGGTTTCAATATTCCCCTGTTCTAATGCAACTCTAACACTATTAATCCCTCTTTTTATAATATCTTGTTCTGTTATATACCCTTCTTTTAATGCTCTACCAATTTTAATATAACTATAAATACTTGTTGTTGATAATCCACATTTTTTAATAAATGCTGTAAAATTACCAAATCCTCCCAATATATATAATTTATCCTCAAATATTTCAAATACTGTTTTAGTCATTTCAATCTTTGTTCTTACATCTTTAGCAACTAATGTTTCAAGTTTCTCCATAAGTTCTAAATATCTTTGTCTTTGTACTTCCTTTTCTTCTTTCCATTCTTTATTTATTAGTCTTGAATTAAGACTGGGCACTAATTTTGCCATATTTTACTCCTCCTTTATTTTTGTTAAATTTACTAACAAATAAATCTCAATTTAAATAGTAAATAGATATCGAGCCAAGCCATTAAACTTAAATCTTACGCATAGCTAAATCTTTAAATATTTTATGATTCATAAAAATCGAATACTTTCATTTTAATCAAGCCATGATTCTTGATTTAGATATAAAATTATTCCAAATTGTTTGATATTCACTTACATAATCACATGTCATATCAAAGTCAATCTTAGAAAAGATACTTCTATTTAAACTCTCACGTTCTGACACAAATCCTAAGAGATTACTTCTCTTATCAAGTTCATTATATAGACGCTCATAAGTACTTCTTTTTCTAAATTTAGTTGCTATTGTATATATAGGAATTACTAATTTCAATCTATCATAAACTTTATCATAAATAAGTTCTAGACTCTCAACTGTCCATAATTCACATACAACAGGCACAATTACATAATCACTAATAAAAAGAGAATTTACTAAAAAAATATCTAGTGAAGGTGGATTATCAATTAAAATATAATCATATACTCTTGTTAATCCTTGCATTGCATCTTTTAGAAAAAATTTTGCTTCCTGAAATGTTATAGTGTTGCTATCCCAACAATCTTCTACAAAATCTTGCAATGTGTAATAGCTAGGAATTATATCAATGTTTCCCTCTACACTAACAATAGCATTATCAATACGTATTTCATCCTTTAATATTTTATACACGTTAATGCTAGCAACATTAACATTATGTTCTTTAAGTTGTTTATTGTAATAACTAGTAATAGAAGCTTGTGTATCCATGTCAATGAGTAAGACTTTATGTTTTTGTGCTAATAGTTTAGCTAGAATTAAACAAGTTGTGCTTTTACCAACACCACCCTTAATGCTTGCTACTGATATTATTTTAGGTACTTCTTTAGCTTCCAATCTTTATATCCTCCTATTTTAAAGATTTATCACTAATAAATATATGTCTGCCTCTAAATTTTACTTAAAATAATAAAAAGATATCAAGGGATGCTATTTGATACTTTTAGCGTGTTTATCTCATTATTACTACTCATATACTCCTCATTTTTTAGTCTATCCATAAAATCATAAAGATATGTGTTGTCTTTAATCAATGCCCATTCAATATTTTCTATAGTCCTCATATAATTTCTTACTTTAAATCCTATTTCCTGCACCTCTATACTAGGATATTTTAAAGTTGCTCTATCTAATATTATGCTAAATAATGCACTTCTATTATTTGCTTCTGTTTCTTCACTTGTCTCTACTTTATAGTATTTATTTTTAACATAATTTATAAATCTTGACAAATCTTTGTACTTATTGTGCTCTAAAATGAAATGAGGTTTAGTTTTATACTTGTCAAATAGCTTGGTAAATTCTATGTCTAAATCCTCTTGTTTGTAGTGTTTCTTTATAAGTTCTTGTTTTACATTTTCTATCATTTTTTGTAATGAATCTTTTCGTTTCCTATTAAAATCTTTAGTTATGTACATGTTCTTCTTATAAATAACCCCGTCTTTAACCTCAAATTTACTCTTATCACCATTAAAATACTCTACTATTCTATTAAAAAAGCCGTACTCATTAAATTTATACAAATAGTATGGATTTTTATAGTTGTTCTTTATAATAGGGAACACTATTGCTTCAAGCTCATTTGTAAGTGTATTCTTGCATTCTAATTCAATTCGTTTGTAGTTTTTTAAGTGATTTATCTTGTTACTTTCGTTGGTATCTAGTTTGGATATGAGGCTTAAAATATTAGTAGATTTAAATTCACATTTATTAGCATATTTTTCGTGTCTTGTTTTGTTCTTTTTATTTTTTTTGTCTTTCTTAAAAGATTCTTTTGAAGTTTTTATTAAAGAGTGATTTTCTCTTTTTTCTATATTCTTTATGTTATTATTTTTATTATTATTATTGCACTGGTATTTATCATAGGTATTTTTTGTTAAAATCTTTTTATTTTGATTTTCACTTTTATTTTGTTTTTTTTCCCAATAAGCTTTAAATTTTATGGAAAAGCTTTTCTCTTTTTCTTCCATAAAATGATTATTAATTAATCTATTACATTCTTTTTTATCATGAAGTAAGGTGTATCTAATCTCACTTCCCTTTTGTTTTCCTTTTCTATGACAATAATTGTCAGTTATTTTTAATTTTTCAAGTGTATATAAGTATTTTCTAAAAGTTTCTTGTGAAACTATCTTTTTTCTAAATCTTTTTTGATTAAGAGTAAAACAATAATATAAATATTTTTGTGTATATTGTTTATGCTTATTATTTACAAAATCAAGCGTTGATACTAAAATAACAAGATTTGTTTGTTTTGTGCTGCTACACTCAGTGGTTAAGCAGTGGTATTTTTTTTGATTGACATTTTCTATCATGGTTCTCTAATCTAATTCCTTGATATATAAATTTCACGGTTTGTTAAGTCTTTATATCTTAACAGTATTTATTAAGACATAAATTGTTAAAAATGTAAATAGGTTTTAACTAAAAATAAAAAAAGTTTTTTAACTGTAATTTCTGTGAAATTTGGGTGGAGATCAATTTGCTAATAAAGTGAACTGATATTGATAAATCAAAGAATATAGAAATAGCAATTCACTATAAAATGAGCTAATTTCTTAGCTGAAGGTATATAAAATTTTATTTTATTTTTTGATATTTTTCATTCTTTATTTTTAGTAGTTTATTTTTTATAAATTTTTATAAACTTTTATAAAAAATTTTAAAAAAAAGATTATCCTTAGCAAAAGTGTTCATATTTTTTTTAAAAAAAAGAATAAAAAATTTGCTTTTTAGAAAAAAAATGTATATAATGAGCTTGGGTTATAGTTTTCGTTTCATGTGTTCCTAGAGCTATAACCTATTTCACGGAAAAAGAAAAGGCTTCTCTTAAGAGAAGTTTTTTTTATTTGACTTGTTTTTTTCTAATGTATATGCATAATATGTAGTATAAAATAAGTACAAATTAGTATTCATTATTTACTACGCGTAAATATCTGAAACTTCTTTATTACTTTTTTAAATTATAATTAGCTAAGCTATAAAGTCCCGAAAGGGGCTTTATGCTTTTTAGAACAAGAATGTTGTTTTTATAAATTTTAAGTAAAAATAACAAAGAATTTTTTACCTATAATTTCTGTGAAATTTAGGTGGAGATTTTTTTATAATAAATAGATTTGTTTTGATTTTAAACATTTATTATATAATTACTATAAGGATGTGACTTATGCAAGAACAAGTGGCTAGTAAAGAAGATATTCTCTTAAATGAGTTTACTTCTAATGAAGGCTTTAATAAGGCTTTTGCTTCTAAAATTGTCAATAAATATATCAGTGAAGAAATTACTAAAAAAGATGTTGAGCATATTGAACTTAAAATTGAAAACACTAAACTTGAACTTGAACGCAAAATAGATAATGTGAGTGCAGAAGTGAAAATAGTTAAGACTGAACTTGAACGTAAAATAGATAATGGATTATCTGAACTTAATAGCAAAATAGATAATGGATTATCTGAAATAAAGGCTATAAAAATAGAAATAGATGGCAAACTTAGCAAGATCAATTGGATGATTACTACACTAATTACAATTAATGTAGCAATACTAGCTACATTAATTGCTGTTCTATTTAAGTAGAAGATTTGCCTACCAATCAAAATAGAATGTTAAAGGGAAACTCTTTTAGAGTTCAGAATATTTATTGTAAACAGCCCCAGCAATAGGTTTAGTTTGTAATGTATATGATTTTAATAAAAGAACCTAAAAAGCTATCATGGGAAGATATAAGAAGCTATTT
It includes:
- a CDS encoding ERF family protein; its protein translation is MNESINNNYSSMEKEVSKPDAVRELELLSELRRLKACLKPIAKNGRCNIGKDRGYDYFHMDDILETINTVIDEHDINVAIWQEIKYEIIGSVKINYIETVFVHTKNGYKHIIKTDLNMGETLEVYKLDMQFRSEYANLTKTERRQANNTIQQVLGASFTYFCRYVLVKFFGIIGLVEDNDCNFDGKHTSKIVSRQQAVGQTQAKSFAVSNNFSNNNSNNNDDSYSSGYQKRNLDTPEERKKLYSALDKLAEKDIASKIKFYVSRRLISVSAGWFYGKGFKDKMQDRINSFSKLEHKFKDRIEEMKRAKEQDRILEKKAIEFTKNVNRYANDNIEHRDSNLHKYSNIEITNRIGSNSWNVAE
- a CDS encoding chromosome replication/partitioning protein, which encodes MAKLVPSLNSRLINKEWKEEKEVQRQRYLELMEKLETLVAKDVRTKIEMTKTVFEIFEDKLYILGGFGNFTAFIKKCGLSTTSIYSYIKIGRALKEGYITEQDIIKRGINSVRVALEQGNIETLKEDKKTDKVIPLRILIPSDNAYKYFKSNTKFASYTLSRIYNEQRQLLDSFLFDFNEEKRRKRRVNLEDVIEAEEEQKLVEDVNQKSD
- a CDS encoding ParA family protein, whose product is MEAKEVPKIISVASIKGGVGKSTTCLILAKLLAQKHKVLLIDMDTQASITSYYNKQLKEHNVNVASINVYKILKDEIRIDNAIVSVEGNIDIIPSYYTLQDFVEDCWDSNTITFQEAKFFLKDAMQGLTRVYDYILIDNPPSLDIFLVNSLFISDYVIVPVVCELWTVESLELIYDKVYDRLKLVIPIYTIATKFRKRSTYERLYNELDKRSNLLGFVSERESLNRSIFSKIDFDMTCDYVSEYQTIWNNFISKSRIMA
- a CDS encoding plasmid maintenance protein, translated to MIENVNQKKYHCLTTECSSTKQTNLVILVSTLDFVNNKHKQYTQKYLYYCFTLNQKRFRKKIVSQETFRKYLYTLEKLKITDNYCHRKGKQKGSEIRYTLLHDKKECNRLINNHFMEEKEKSFSIKFKAYWEKKQNKSENQNKKILTKNTYDKYQCNNNNKNNNIKNIEKRENHSLIKTSKESFKKDKKNKKNKTRHEKYANKCEFKSTNILSLISKLDTNESNKINHLKNYKRIELECKNTLTNELEAIVFPIIKNNYKNPYYLYKFNEYGFFNRIVEYFNGDKSKFEVKDGVIYKKNMYITKDFNRKRKDSLQKMIENVKQELIKKHYKQEDLDIEFTKLFDKYKTKPHFILEHNKYKDLSRFINYVKNKYYKVETSEETEANNRSALFSIILDRATLKYPSIEVQEIGFKVRNYMRTIENIEWALIKDNTYLYDFMDRLKNEEYMSSNNEINTLKVSNSIP